One genomic region from Salvia hispanica cultivar TCC Black 2014 chromosome 2, UniMelb_Shisp_WGS_1.0, whole genome shotgun sequence encodes:
- the LOC125206089 gene encoding 65-kDa microtubule-associated protein 6 produces the protein MMTAAFGSDSISFHTSNTCNTLLKELQQLWTEIGETQSDKDRMLMELERECLEVYRRKVDEAANAKACLHQSIASLEAEVAMLIATLGEININSPVQSDKKAQSLKGKLASVRPLAEDLKLKKEERMKQFADIKSQIEKISGEISGYGSTASSISALTMEEQDLSVRKLTEHQSKLRVLQKEKSERLQKVMDYVNEVHTLCGVLSIDFSQTVSDIHPSLHGSSMGLVTNISDSTLEGLDQAVLKLKTEKKFRLQKLKDVSGSLFELWNLMDTSKEDKASLLRITSVLGLSESEIVQPGALSPEIVQQVSAEVERLTKLKTSRLKELVLKKRSELEDICCKIHIQPDQSTAAEKTSALIDSGLVDPSELLANIEAQICKVKDEALSRKEIMEKIDRWLSACDEEKWLEDYNLDHNRYSAGRGAHINLKRAERARIMINKIPGVVDNLISRTLAWEKEKQKLFLYDGVRLVSILEDYKQARRLKEEEKKRARDQKKLQDMLHTEIESIYGSKPSPRRSNSFRNQNGHRAYGNGSVTPSPRRNSVGAATPELLTPRSYSGRQNGYFKEMRRLSTAPLNFVAIPKEDTISFSSIGGSEPESPPQV, from the exons ATGATGACTGCTGCGTTTGGGAGTGATTCCATCAGTTTCCATACAAGCAATACTTGTAATACTCTGCTCAAAGAACTTcag CAACTATGGACTGAAATTGGGGAGACTCAATCTGATAAAGACCGCATGTTAATGGAGCTCGAAAGAGAGTGTTTGGAGGTATACAGAAGAAAGGTTGATGAGGCCGCAAATGCCAAGGCTTGCCTTCATCAATCTATTGCTTCCCTGGAAGCTGAGGTTGCAATGCTTATTGCAACTCTCGGGGAAATCAACATTAATTCGCCG GTGCAGTCTGACAAGAAAGCCCAATCTTTGAAAGGGAAACTAGCCTCAGTCAGACCGTTAGCGGAAGACCTAAAACTAAAGAAGGAGGAAAGGATGAAACAATTTGCAGATATCAAGTCacaaattgagaaaattagcGGCGAGATCTCTGGTTATGGCAGTACTGCCAGTTCCATAAGTGCCTTGACTATGGAAGAGCAAGACTTGTCAGTGAGAAAACTCACGGAACATCAATCAAAACTTCGTGTTCTTCAGAAAGAGAAG TCTGAGCGTCTCCAGAAAGTCATGGATTATGTTAACGAAGTCCATACTTTGTGTGGTGTCCTCAGTATAGATTTTAGCCAAACTGTGAGTGATATTCACCCAAGCTTGCATGGTTCAAGTATGGGGCTTGTTACGAATATCAGCGACAGCACATTGGAGGGACTTGATCAAGCTGTCCTTAAGTTGAAAACAGAGAAAAAGTTCCGTCTTCAAAAG TTGAAAGATGTTTCTGGGTCTCTCTTTGAACTCTGGAACTTGATGGACACATCGAAAGAAGACAAGGCTAGCTTACTGAGAATTACTTCTGTCCTTGGTTTGTCAGAATCAGAAATTGTGCAACCAGGCGCTCTTTCGCCGGAGATAGTTCAGCAG GTATCGGCAGAGGTTGAGAGGCTcacaaaactaaaaacaagtaGGTTGAAGGAACTTGTGCTGAAGAAGAGGTCGGAGTTGGAAGATATTTGTTGTAAAATTCATATTCAACCAGATCAAAGCACAGCTGCTGAAAAAACCAGTGCATTGATTGATTCAG GCTTGGTGGATCCAAGTGAGCTCTTAGCTAACATCGAGGCACAAATATGTAAAGTCAAAGACGAAGCTTTAAGCCGCAAAGAAATAATGGAAAAGATAGACCGGTGGCTTTCTGCATGTGATGAGGAAAAGTGGCTTGAAGATTATAACCTT GATCACAATCGTTACAGTGCTGGAAGAGGTGCACATATAAACCTTAAGCGCGCAGAGCGAGCCAGGATCATGATAAATAAGATTCCAG GTGTGGTTGACAATCTAATTAGCAGGACTCTTGCATGGGAGAAGGAGAAACAGAAACTGTTTCTTTATGATGGA GTGCGTTTGGTGTCAATTTTGGAGGACTACAAACAAGCCAGACGACTCAAGGaagaggagaagaagagagcTCGG GATCAGAAGAAACTGCAAGATATGCTACATACTGAGATAGAATCTATATATGGGTCTAAGCCAAGTCCCAGGAGAAGCAACAGCTTCAGGAATCAAAACGGTCATCGAGCATATGGGAATGGATCGGTGACACCCTCGCCTCGTCGCAACTCAGTTGGTGCTGCAACTCCCGAGCTCCTTACACCACGTTCATATTCAGGACGCCAGAACGGCTATTTCAAGGAAATGAGAAGGCTCTCCACTGCACCTCTGAACTTTGTTGCTATACCCAAAGAAGATACCATCTCATTTTCCTCTATTGGTGGCTCAGAGCCCGAGTCCCCTCCTCAAGTCTGA
- the LOC125206370 gene encoding putative late blight resistance protein homolog R1B-16, producing MAAYAALVSLMNDLELIPNHPTHSFSFDTKQITTLSQIVHSLIDFMETFDSHGYATESAEILETRIASAAHAAHHVIESHVVDQLLTGTPSPDFSLDLQKSIEDLHFVVEIVAKQFNKSKIGFNSNTYSPHTSSEFRSSGNNVMVGFDAAVVRLMEMLTFTGGDSSQRVVPVVGMGGMGKATLAGNVYNHLLIQQHFDIRCWATISQEFSVDNVLTQLLFENRKTDGDAGRLGEELHKLLWGRRYLIVLDDMWSLEAWDDTHMFFPDNGNGSCVVVTTRLANLAAHLSSSPLQMNFLDEEKSWDLFRGKAFGEEDCPVELEEIGRKIVKRCRGLPLSIVVIGGHLRRSSRAVEYWEKVAGFINPISSIGEDEQCLNIISLSYYHLPACLKPCFLYVGIFQEDERIDASKLLRYWVSEGFIKPNGSSSLEEVAEDYLKDLIDRNLILVVERRWNGKAQFCVIHDIVRELCLKVAKKEEFMCVLDTTQGVGREHRIVIPEGKSLGALESPPLLLRSLILRPRRLGQLEFDRSSLFSRLLRVSAYATHIFLGGGRCFPAAHFQQVNLRCLIFYVTCCYPGPYLIPSSISQLWNLQTLIIHHDGVCVTAPYEIWEMTQLRHLELDGVCLADPVLKQRERECIVLENLQRLVGVKNLRLTKEVCERIPNIKELAVDYEHPKTSSKYCLHNLTLFSKLESLKLSFGSESEWRDVVLSLSFPSSLEELCLLNCHLDWEELNTRIKSLSNLGYLELHSVKGSKWEQCDQEFSSLKVLMMSDCDELVYWNANSSHFPILEALHICGASKLSLVPSDIGEIPTLQVIRLESCSVSAAISTVRIVMEQESLGNQDLQPCFGFDTLEEFDEFHKMLKEEGLPRNRFRLVQLFFEIKGSVV from the coding sequence ATGGCAGCCTACGCAGCTCTAGTTTCGCTCATGAACGATTTGGAGCTGATTCCCAACCATCCCACTCATTCCTTTTCTTTCGACACCAAACAGATCACTACCCTTTCCCAAATCGTCCACTCCTTGATCGATTTTATGGAAACCTTCGATTCTCATGGATACGCCACAGAATCCGCTGAAATTTTAGAGACCCGAATCGCATCCGCTGCTCACGCGGCTCACCACGTGATCGAATCCCACGTAGTTGATCAACTCCTTACTGGAACCCCATCACCTGATTTCTCGCTCGATCTGCAGAAATCAATTGAAGATCTGCACTTTGTCGTCGAGATAGTGGCGAAGCAGTTtaataaatccaaaattgggtttaattctAACACATATTCGCCACATACTTCATCGGAATTTAGGTCTTCAGGGAACAATGTGATGGTGGGATTCGATGCTGCCGTTGTTCGACTTATGGAGATGCTCACATTCACCGGAGGAGATTCCAGTCAGCGCGTCGTCCCAGTCGTGGGGATGGGCGGAATGGGTAAGGCTACTCTTGCTGGAAATGTTTATAACCATTTACTTATCCAGCAGCATTTTGATATTCGCTGTTGGGCCACAATATCTCAAGAATTTAGTGTAGACAATGTTCTTACACAGCTACTTTTTGAGAATCGAAAAACCGATGGGGATGCTGGTAGATTAGGAGAAGAGTTGCATAAATTGCTATGGGGTAGAAGGTATTTAATTGTGTTAGATGATATGTGGAGTTTGGAAGCTTGGGATGATACACATATGTTTTTCCCGGATAATGGCAACGGGAGTTGTGTCGTTGTAACGACTCGGCTAGCAAACTTGGCAGCTCATCTTAGCTCATCCCCTCTCCAAATGAACTTTCTGGATGAGGAGAAAAGTTGGGATTTGTTTCGTGGAAAGGCATTCGGAGAAGAAGATTGTCCTGTCGAGTTAGAGGAAATTGGGAGGAAGATAGTGAAAAGATGCAGAGGACTTCCTCTGTCGATAGTTGTGATTGGTGGGCATCTTAGAAGATCATCTAGGGCGGTCGAATATTGGGAGAAGGTTGCTGGTTTTATAAACCCGATTTCGAGTATAGGGGAAGATGAGCAGTGCTTGAACATAATTAGTTTGAGTTATTACCACCTCCCTGCTTGTCTAAAGCCATGTTTTTTGTACGTGGGGATTTTCCAGGAAGATGAAAGGATTGATGCCTCTAAACTTCTCAGATATTGGGTTTCTGAGGGGTTTATTAAACCAAATGGATCCTCAAGTTTGGAGGAGGTGGCAGAGGATTACTTGAAAGATTTGATTGACAGGAATCTCATTTTAGTTGTTGAAAGGAGGTGGAATGGAAAAGCTCAATTTTGCGTTATCCATGATATAGTGAGAGAGTTGTGTTTGAAGGTAGCCAAGAAAGAGGAATTTATGTGTGTGCTTGATACCACACAAGGTGTAGGAAGGGAACATCGCATTGTGATTCCAGAGGGGAAGAGTCTTGGTGCTCTGGAATCACCCCCATTGCTCCTCCGTTCTCTTATACTCCGTCCCCGACGGCTAGGGCAGCTTGAATTTGATAGGTCTTCACTTTTCTCAAGATTACTGAGGGTATCAGCTTATGCCACTCATATTTTCTTGGGTGGAGGAAGATGTTTCCCTGCTGCTCATTTTCAGCAAGTTAACTTACGCTGTCTTATTTTTTACGTTACCTGTTGTTATCCCGGCCCCTACCTGATTCCCTCATCAATATCCCAACTATGGAATTTACAAACACTAATCATACATCACGATGGTGTGTGTGTTACTGCACCATATGAGATATGGGAGATGACACAGCTCAGGCATCTCGAGCTCGATGGAGTTTGTCTTGCTGACCCTGTTCTCAAGCAGCGAGAACGAGAATGCATTGTTTTGGAAAACCTACAAAGACTCGTGGGAGTgaaaaatttgagattgaCAAAAGAGGTTTGCGAAAGAATTCCCAACATAAAGGAATTGGCTGTAGATTACGAGCATCCCAAAACAAGCTCGAAATATTGCCTTCACAATCTCACCCTCTTCAGTAAACTCGAATCGCTGAAGTTATCCTTTGGTTCTGAATCAGAGTGGCGCGATGTCGTTCTAAGCTTGAGCTTCCCAAGCTCGCTTGAGGAGTTGTGTTTGCTGAAttgtcatcttgattgggaagAACTGAACACGAGGATCAAATCCTTGTCCAATCTTGGATATTTAGAACTGCATTCTGTCAAAGGATCTAAGTGGGAGCAGTGTGACCAGGAATTCTCTAGCCTCAAAGTGTTGATGATGTCTGATTGTGATGAGTTGGTGTACTGGAATGCAAACAGCTCTCATTTCCCAATACTCGAAGCTCTTCATATCTGCGGTGCATCTAAACTGAGCCTAGTCCCTTCAGATATTGGAGAAATACCAACACTTCAAGTCATTCGATTGGAAAGCTGCAGCGTGTCTGCTGCGATTTCAACGGTGAGAATAGTGATGGAACAAGAGAGTCTCGGTAATCAAGACCTTCAACCATGTTTTGGTTTTGATACACTGGAAGAATTTGATGAGTTCCACAAAATGTTGAAAGAAGAGGGTCTACCAAGAAATCGTTTTCGTCTGGTGCAACTTTTCTTTGAGATTAAAGGTTCTGTGGTTTAA
- the LOC125204902 gene encoding cyclin-J18 isoform X2, with product MKRARCTCLRSRVIEFLIRSSQLLEVSPIVKYSALSLFADRFYPALSRLKDRKVTKNWLLHPIEECNLQLFALVSLWISSKVHDSPPLSVKKFKSLGDKFIKEQHYTMGDILEAVVQFGIGMSKITFSSVEDLLVQFKAIAQVGEHVKFEACMDVMDLLYENEETSVLYSSPEALAASVVVVGYIITVPPQRWEFPVLPWVKFVTSCKEEDILDTVRVILKHIFEPQADYYVANE from the exons ATGAAGAGAGCTCGCTGTACATGCCTGCGATCTAGAGTGATCGAGTTCCTCATTCGATCTTCTCAG TTGCTGGAAGTTTCTCCAATTGTCAAGTACTCGGCGCTATCGCTCTTCGCCGACCGTTTTTACCCTGCTCTCTCCAG ACTCAAAGACAGGAAGGTGACAAAAAACTGGCTTCTGCATCCAATTGAAGAATGTAACTTGCAGCTATTTGCTCTTGTTTCACTATGGATATCTAGCAAA GTACATGATTCACCTCCTCTATCtgttaaaaaattcaaatccttGGGAGACAAGTTTATCAAGGAGCAACATTACACTATGGGAGATATTCTGGAAGCT GTTGTGCAATTTGGGATTGGCATGTcaaaaattactttttcttcagtTGAGGACCTTCTTGTTCAATTCAA GGCAATAGCCCAAGTTGGAGAGCATGTGAAATTTGAAGCTTGTATGGATGTTATGGATCTGCTTTACGAAAATGAAGAGACATCAGTCCTTTACAGCTCTCCTGAGGCTCTGGCCGCATCAGTAGTG GTTGTTGGCTACATCATTACAGTGCCTCCACAAAGGTGGGAGTTTCCAGTTCTGCCTTGGG TGAAATTTGTTACATCTTGCAAAGAAGAGGACATACTGGATACTGTCAGGGTGATTCTGAAGCATATATTCGAACCCCAAGCAGACTATTATGTAGCAAATGAGTAA
- the LOC125204902 gene encoding cyclin-J18 isoform X1, which yields MKRARCTCLRSRVIEFLIRSSQLLEVSPIVKYSALSLFADRFYPALSRLKDRKVTKNWLLHPIEECNLQLFALVSLWISSKVHDSPPLSVKKFKSLGDKFIKEQHYTMGDILEAEIVLMQVVQFGIGMSKITFSSVEDLLVQFKAIAQVGEHVKFEACMDVMDLLYENEETSVLYSSPEALAASVVVVGYIITVPPQRWEFPVLPWVKFVTSCKEEDILDTVRVILKHIFEPQADYYVANE from the exons ATGAAGAGAGCTCGCTGTACATGCCTGCGATCTAGAGTGATCGAGTTCCTCATTCGATCTTCTCAG TTGCTGGAAGTTTCTCCAATTGTCAAGTACTCGGCGCTATCGCTCTTCGCCGACCGTTTTTACCCTGCTCTCTCCAG ACTCAAAGACAGGAAGGTGACAAAAAACTGGCTTCTGCATCCAATTGAAGAATGTAACTTGCAGCTATTTGCTCTTGTTTCACTATGGATATCTAGCAAA GTACATGATTCACCTCCTCTATCtgttaaaaaattcaaatccttGGGAGACAAGTTTATCAAGGAGCAACATTACACTATGGGAGATATTCTGGAAGCT GAGATAGTGTTAATGCAG GTTGTGCAATTTGGGATTGGCATGTcaaaaattactttttcttcagtTGAGGACCTTCTTGTTCAATTCAA GGCAATAGCCCAAGTTGGAGAGCATGTGAAATTTGAAGCTTGTATGGATGTTATGGATCTGCTTTACGAAAATGAAGAGACATCAGTCCTTTACAGCTCTCCTGAGGCTCTGGCCGCATCAGTAGTG GTTGTTGGCTACATCATTACAGTGCCTCCACAAAGGTGGGAGTTTCCAGTTCTGCCTTGGG TGAAATTTGTTACATCTTGCAAAGAAGAGGACATACTGGATACTGTCAGGGTGATTCTGAAGCATATATTCGAACCCCAAGCAGACTATTATGTAGCAAATGAGTAA